The following nucleotide sequence is from Streptobacillus canis.
TAGAAAATGATGATGATATTTTAATTTGTAATGGAGATGGACCTTTATTAACTGTAGAAACAATTAATAGAATGAAAGAAAAATTTGAAAAAGATTCATTAGATGGTCTAATTCTATCTTGTGTTGTAAATGATCCTTTTGGTTATGGTAGAATAATCAAAGAAAATGGAAGAGTTACTGACATAATAGAAGAGATAGATACAACTGTGGAACAAAAAAACATTAAAGAAATAAATGCAGGTGTCTACTTATTTAAGAGAACTCCTCTTCTATCTATACTAGATAAGTTTAGTAATGATAACAAAAAAGGTGAATACTATTTAACTGATGCTGTTAAATTATTAAACGCTGAAGGATTAAAGGTAGATAGTTTAGTTCTTGAAGATGAGAGAGAAATGTTAGGAGTTAATTCTAAGTCTCAACTTGCAATGGTTTCTAAAATATTAAGAGACAGAAAAAACGAAAAACTTATGGACGATGGGGTAATACTTATAGATCCTAATGCTACATATATAGAAGAAGATGTAGAAATAGGCCAAGACACAGTTATATACCCTAATGTATACATAGAAAAAGGGACAAGAATAGGAAATAACTGTACTATTTATTCTGGGTCAAGAATAAAAGGCTCAACTATAGGTAATAATGTAAGTATAGATAATAGTGTAATAGAACAATCTATAATAGAGGATAATGTAAGTGTAGGACCATTTGCACACATTAGACCTAATTCATTATTAAAAGAAAAATCAAAAGTAGGAAATTTTGTTGAAATTAAAAAATCTATATTACACCCTGGTGTAAAATGTGGACATCTAACATATATAGGTGATAGTGAAGTTGGAGAAAACACTAATATTGGTGCTGGAACTATTACATGTAATTATGATGGTGTTAAAAAGCACAAGACTAATATAGGTAAAGATTGCTTCATCGGAAGTAATAGTATATTAGTATCTCCAGTAAATATAGGAGATAACGTACTAACTGCAGCTGGTTCAGTAATAACTAAAGATGTTCCTGAAGATAGCATTGCATTTGGTAGAGCAAGACAAGTCAATAAAATTGGAATAAATAAAAAATAAGAGAAAGTGTGGGATTTCGAAATGTACAACAATCATGAGATTAAAGTTTACGCTGGAACTTCAAGTACAAAATTAGCTGCTAAAATAGCAGAAAAACTTGGAATTAAACTTGGAGATAGAACCATTATTAGATTCGCAGATGGAGAAACATTTGCTAAATCTAACGAAACTGTTAGAGGATGTAAGGTATTCGTAATACAATCTACATCTAAACCTGTTAACGAAAGTATCATGGAATTATTAATTTTCATCGATTCATTAAAGAGAGCATCTGCAACTGAAATTATAGCAGTTATTCCTTACTACGGTTATGCTAGACAAGATAGAAAAGCATACCCAAGAGAGCCAATTACATCTAAATTAGTGGCTAACTTATTAACTACTGCTGGAGCAACAAGAGTAGTTACTATGGATTTACACGCAAGACAAATTCAAGGATTCTTTGATATACCAGTTGATCATATGGAAGCTTTACCGTTATTTGCTAAATACTTCTTAGATAAAGGATTTAATTCAGATAACACAGTAATAGTATCTCCAGATGTTGGTGGAGTTAAAAGAGCTAGAGCATTAGCAAAATGGTTAAACGTACCTTTAGCTATAATAGATAAAAGACGTGAAAAAGCTAATGTATCAGAAGTTATGAACCTTATAGGAGAAGTTAAAGGTAAAAAAGCTATCTTAATAGATGATATTATAGATACAGCTGGAACAATATGTAACGCTGCTGCTGCACTTAAAAATGAAGGTGCATTAGAAATTTATGCATGTGCTGTTCACGCAGTATTCTCAGGTCCTGCAATAGAAAGATTAAAAAATTCAGAATTCAATAAAGTTATAGTTACAGATACTATAGAATTACCAGAAGAATCTAAATTTGAAAAATTATCTATAGTTTCTACAGCAAGTATGTTTGCTGAAACTATAAACAGAATCTTTATTGAAGAAGCAATAAGTGACTTATTTGAAATACCTAAAAACTTAGACGTGGAAGGGTAAAATGAATAATACTGTTATCCTTTTTCCAACTGATACAGTCTATGGATTAGGATGTCTTCCTCAAAAGGAAGCTTTAGATAGGATATTCAAGATAAAAAATAGAGATAAGAATAAGAAAATTATTGCACTAGTTTCGAAAAAAGAAACTATAAATAAGATTATAGAAACCAATCAATTAATTGATAAAATCACAGATAGGTTCTTTCCAGGACCTATCACTGTGATTGCAAAGTCAACTCCATTTATTAAAGAACTTCTAGGTTATGAAGATATAGGGATAAGAATGCCTAATAATGAATTAGCTTTAGAAATAATTGAAAAATATGGAGGTATTTTAATGACCACTTCTGCTAATATTAGCGGTAAAGATGCTCCAAAATTATCTTCAGAAATAGATGAAGAAATATTAAAAGCTGCTGATCATACATATATAGATGATAGTAATCTAAGCGGGATTTCTTCAAGTATATTTAAAATAAATGGCGAAGACATCACTATATTAAGAAAAGG
It contains:
- the glmU gene encoding bifunctional UDP-N-acetylglucosamine diphosphorylase/glucosamine-1-phosphate N-acetyltransferase GlmU, with amino-acid sequence MISIILAAGKGTRMKSNISKLMHKVNGEPMIVKLVRTLDEAGINKNILILGYLKEQILKVLNLEHVVQEQQLGTAHAVMIAKDKILENDDDILICNGDGPLLTVETINRMKEKFEKDSLDGLILSCVVNDPFGYGRIIKENGRVTDIIEEIDTTVEQKNIKEINAGVYLFKRTPLLSILDKFSNDNKKGEYYLTDAVKLLNAEGLKVDSLVLEDEREMLGVNSKSQLAMVSKILRDRKNEKLMDDGVILIDPNATYIEEDVEIGQDTVIYPNVYIEKGTRIGNNCTIYSGSRIKGSTIGNNVSIDNSVIEQSIIEDNVSVGPFAHIRPNSLLKEKSKVGNFVEIKKSILHPGVKCGHLTYIGDSEVGENTNIGAGTITCNYDGVKKHKTNIGKDCFIGSNSILVSPVNIGDNVLTAAGSVITKDVPEDSIAFGRARQVNKIGINKK
- a CDS encoding ribose-phosphate diphosphokinase, producing the protein MYNNHEIKVYAGTSSTKLAAKIAEKLGIKLGDRTIIRFADGETFAKSNETVRGCKVFVIQSTSKPVNESIMELLIFIDSLKRASATEIIAVIPYYGYARQDRKAYPREPITSKLVANLLTTAGATRVVTMDLHARQIQGFFDIPVDHMEALPLFAKYFLDKGFNSDNTVIVSPDVGGVKRARALAKWLNVPLAIIDKRREKANVSEVMNLIGEVKGKKAILIDDIIDTAGTICNAAAALKNEGALEIYACAVHAVFSGPAIERLKNSEFNKVIVTDTIELPEESKFEKLSIVSTASMFAETINRIFIEEAISDLFEIPKNLDVEG
- a CDS encoding L-threonylcarbamoyladenylate synthase is translated as MNNTVILFPTDTVYGLGCLPQKEALDRIFKIKNRDKNKKIIALVSKKETINKIIETNQLIDKITDRFFPGPITVIAKSTPFIKELLGYEDIGIRMPNNELALEIIEKYGGILMTTSANISGKDAPKLSSEIDEEILKAADHTYIDDSNLSGISSSIFKINGEDITILRKGTIPLIELVKLKEEQFER